One Streptomyces dangxiongensis genomic window, GGTGCGCTTCCGTGCGGCGGGGTCCTGAGGCGGCCGGCGACCGGCGGCCGCTCCGTGCCGCTGGACGCGCCCGCGCGGGACTCAGCCGGCGACGGGGTGCGACGCCCGGGGCAGCCCGACCGGGTTGCCGGGCGGCAGCAGTCCCGACCTGAGGACGGTTTCGGCCAGCGGCTCCAGCAGTCCGGCCAGGCGCCCGGTGCGCTCGGCCCCCAGCGCGGTCCACGGCCCCTCGGCCGCCGCGTCGGTGAGCGCCTCCGCCTCCGCGCGCACCGCGGCCCCCGCCGGCGTGAGCGAGCCGTCCGCGGCGAGCCGGCCGGACGCGCGCAGCCGGGCCACCGCCGCGTCCCAGTCCGCCTCCCCCCACTTGCGTGTCGTACGCAGGAACGCCCCGTCGGACTCGCCGCCCGCCGCCTTGAGCACCATGGCCTCGACCGGTCCGAGCCCCAGGCTCACCAGCACCGCGACATGCGAGTCGCCCCGATGCTCGCGCAGGGTCGTCAGGGCCTGCCACAGCCGGGCGGCGGGCCGCTCGGGACGCTCCAGCGCCTGGTTGGCGGCGGCCAGCACCCGGCCCGTGGTGTCCGCCGCCGTCGCGGCCTCCCACGCCAGGTCAGCGGCCTCGGCGAAGTCGGCCGAGTCGACGGCATCCGCCTCGAACAGGCGGGTCATCGCCGCGTTCATCGCCTCTTCCCGGGCCGCCAGGACGTCCGCCGGGGCCGCGTACCGCCAGGCGTCCGGCAGCGCCCGGGTCACCCGGACGGGGTGGAAGACGTAGAAACAGCTCGTCACCACGGCCGGCGGCACCGCGCCCAGGGGTGCGGCGCGCAGGGCGAAGTAGCCCATCCAGTAGCCGCGCATGCCGAGCCCGTCCGCCGCCCGGTGCGCCTCCGGCGCGAAGTACACGAGGTCGTGCACCGGTTCGTACCGTTCCCACAGTGCTCGCGCCATCCCGTCCGCCACTGCTTCCTCCCACCGCCTCGGCCTGCCGTGCTGTCGGCACCAGCCTGCTTTATGACGGCTGTCATAACAAGGGGCGGGGCGTCACCGGACCGGCACGCGGACCCGGCCGAGGCATTGCCGAGCAGTTCCGTGAACCACAGGGCCCGGTCCGGACCGATCTCGGCCGGTGCGGCGTCCGGGCCGGAGGTCGGTAGGCCGGTGACCATGCCGTCGGCCGCCGTCCGCCCGATCCGCCCGGCGCCGTGCTCCGCGAGCCACCCCCCCCCGCACCCCTGGAATGTTCCACGGCATGGGGCGCCCGCCATCCCGATTGACCCGTACGGGGGGCCGAGGGGGAGCCGCGCTGGGGCAGACGGGTGGCGTGATGACCCGGCTGGACGGCTCGGATGGTGGTCGGTGACGGCCTCGCTGACGGTGGTTCATGTCAGGGCCGGGTCCACCCAGCTGATGAGGTATCCGCTGACCGGCCATGGCGGAAGGACATCACTATGCGCTCTGCCCGCATGCTCCTGGCCACCGCGGCTGCCACCGCCGCCTTCTCCTTCGCCACTCCCGGTGCCGCGTTCGCCGTCCCCGCCGGCGATCACGACGACTCCTCGTACAGCAAGGAGCACGACAGCGACTCCGGCCGTGACCACGACAGCGGCTCCGACAGCGACCACGACAAGGGCTCCGGAAAGGATCACGACGAGGATTCCGGAAGCGATCGCGACAAGGACTACGGCAACAAGCGCGGCGGCGGCCGGGAACACGACGGGCCGCGCGGCGGAATGCACACGGGTGGCGGAGCACTCGCCGCGGTGCGCGGCGACGACTGGGGCTCGGACCACGACGGCAGCCGGTTCGACCCCGAGAGCTACAAGGACAAGGGAGAGAAGGGCGACAAGGGGGACAAGGGGGACAAGGACAGCGGTGACAAGGGCAGCGGCGGCGGTCACGACAAGGGCGGATGGGGCGACGACCACGAGAAGCCGCGTGGTGGCATGCACACCGGTGGAGGTGCGCTCGCAGCTCCCGGGGCCACCGCGGGCGGCATCGCCGTCCTGGCCGTAGGCGCCGCCGGCGCTTACGCGCTGCGCCGCAAGAAGGCCGTCCAGCCGGCGTCCTGAGGGACGGCACGTCCCAGGGGCCGCGGACGCCGCCGGCGCACGTTCGTGCCGGCGGCCCGTGTCCCGGCCCCGGACGCCGTCCCGCGGCGTGCCTTCCCTGCCCCGAGTCCCGTGCTGCCGTGCCCGAGTGAGGTGGTGTCCGATGGCAGCAGATACGTCCTCCCCGGCCCCCGCGCCGGACGAGCTCGGTTCCGGCCACGGCGGGCGGCTGACGCTGTGGGGTGTGGCGGTGGCCGTCCTCGCCGTCAGCATGTTCGGCGGTCACCAGCGGCCGGACGTCACGCCGGGGGCACCGCCCCGCCCCTCCGGCGTCACGGCCGCCGCGCAGGCCGACCCGCACCGGGTGGGCGAGGCGCTGCCGCGTTCCGAGCCGACCCGCCTGCGCATCCCGAAGATCGATGTCGACGCCCCGTTCACCACCCTGTCCATCGGCGCCTCGGGCCAGCTCGAACCGCCGCCCGCCGCGGACACCAATCTCGTCGGCTGGTACGCCAGGGGCGCCTCGCCCGGCGAGAAGGGCACCGCGGTCATCGCCGGGCACGTCGACACGAAGGTCTCCGCGGCGGTCTTCGCCGGCCTGGACCAGCTGACGCGCGGCGACCGGTTCTCCGTGGAGCGGGCCGACGGGCGTACGGCCGACTTCGTCGTGGACGACGCCGAGTCCTTCCCGAAGGACGACTTCCCCAGCTCACGCGTGTACGCGGACGCCACGCGCCCCGAGGTCCGGCTCATCACCTGTTCCGGGGCCTACGACCGCTCGGTGCGGGACTACACCGA contains:
- a CDS encoding SCO6745 family protein codes for the protein MARALWERYEPVHDLVYFAPEAHRAADGLGMRGYWMGYFALRAAPLGAVPPAVVTSCFYVFHPVRVTRALPDAWRYAAPADVLAAREEAMNAAMTRLFEADAVDSADFAEAADLAWEAATAADTTGRVLAAANQALERPERPAARLWQALTTLREHRGDSHVAVLVSLGLGPVEAMVLKAAGGESDGAFLRTTRKWGEADWDAAVARLRASGRLAADGSLTPAGAAVRAEAEALTDAAAEGPWTALGAERTGRLAGLLEPLAETVLRSGLLPPGNPVGLPRASHPVAG
- a CDS encoding class F sortase, with translation MAADTSSPAPAPDELGSGHGGRLTLWGVAVAVLAVSMFGGHQRPDVTPGAPPRPSGVTAAAQADPHRVGEALPRSEPTRLRIPKIDVDAPFTTLSIGASGQLEPPPAADTNLVGWYARGASPGEKGTAVIAGHVDTKVSAAVFAGLDQLTRGDRFSVERADGRTADFVVDDAESFPKDDFPSSRVYADATRPEVRLITCSGAYDRSVRDYTENLVVFAHLV